In the Peptoclostridium acidaminophilum DSM 3953 genome, one interval contains:
- the atpG gene encoding ATP synthase F1 subunit gamma, translating to MAGVGMKDIKRRIKSVSNTKQITKAMELVSSAKLRRAKEAVVQSRPYFETLYETIKDIAINTKGIKSPFLEKREVKNKCYIVLSGDRGLCGGYNSNSLKTAVAHMEGKKEKVIAVGRKSAEFFSKRGYDVVSRHTGISERPQYSHGQDIAAKISELFTKGEVDEVYLVYTYFQSALVQEPRVVKLLPLSFEVSAEAEAEKGRGLVTYEPSEEEVLSYLVPKFLSGIVFGGMVESGASEQGARRMAMESATGNAEDMIGKLELLYNRARQATITQELSEIVAGANAL from the coding sequence ATGGCAGGCGTTGGAATGAAGGATATAAAAAGACGTATAAAAAGCGTCTCTAATACAAAGCAGATTACAAAAGCAATGGAGCTTGTATCCTCGGCCAAGCTTAGAAGGGCCAAAGAGGCGGTTGTGCAGTCAAGACCATACTTTGAAACCCTGTATGAGACAATAAAAGACATAGCAATAAACACAAAAGGCATAAAGAGTCCCTTCCTTGAAAAGAGAGAAGTGAAAAACAAGTGTTATATAGTTCTCTCTGGAGACAGAGGTCTTTGCGGAGGATACAACTCCAACTCGCTTAAGACAGCTGTTGCACATATGGAAGGCAAGAAGGAAAAAGTCATTGCTGTTGGAAGAAAATCAGCAGAATTTTTCTCTAAAAGAGGATACGATGTTGTATCAAGACATACTGGAATTTCTGAAAGACCGCAATATTCGCACGGCCAGGATATAGCTGCAAAAATTTCCGAACTTTTCACAAAAGGCGAGGTAGACGAGGTTTATCTTGTATACACATATTTCCAGTCTGCACTTGTGCAGGAACCAAGGGTAGTAAAGCTTCTTCCGCTTTCTTTTGAAGTGTCTGCTGAAGCTGAGGCAGAAAAAGGAAGAGGACTTGTTACCTACGAACCTTCAGAAGAGGAAGTGCTTAGTTATCTTGTGCCAAAATTCCTATCAGGCATAGTGTTTGGTGGAATGGTGGAATCTGGGGCTTCAGAGCAGGGCGCAAGAAGGATGGCAATGGAATCTGCAACAGGAAATGCTGAAGATATGATTGGAAAGCTTGAGCTGCTCTACAACAGAGCTAGACAGGCTACAATAACACAAGAACTTTCGGAAATAGTAGCAGGAGCCAATGCGCTTTAA